Proteins from a single region of Rhodospirillales bacterium:
- a CDS encoding ABC transporter ATP-binding protein: protein MNNPLDQDVLLKLEGLEKTFEQGGRKLTIFRGLDMKIEAGELVALVGQSGTGKSTLLQIAGLLDKPTAGRVVINGRDCVKLGEQKRTAMRLSQIGFIYQFHHLLPEFTALENVAMPQIIAGARVSNAKDKAQGLLRSLGLGKRLEHRPSTLSGGEQQRVAIARALANDPKLLLADEPTGNLDPETSGEVFDILLQQVREREIGALVATHNLQLADQMDRALELKAGRIVPFD, encoded by the coding sequence ATGAATAATCCACTGGATCAGGATGTGTTGTTGAAGCTGGAAGGGTTGGAAAAGACCTTTGAGCAGGGTGGGCGCAAGCTAACGATTTTTCGTGGGCTGGATATGAAGATTGAGGCTGGCGAGTTGGTGGCTTTAGTCGGGCAGTCTGGGACCGGGAAATCGACGCTGCTGCAAATCGCCGGGTTGTTGGACAAGCCTACGGCGGGGCGGGTGGTGATCAATGGCCGCGATTGCGTCAAGCTCGGGGAGCAAAAACGTACGGCCATGCGCCTGTCGCAGATCGGGTTTATTTACCAGTTTCATCATCTTTTGCCGGAATTTACGGCGCTGGAGAATGTGGCGATGCCGCAGATTATTGCGGGCGCGCGGGTCAGCAACGCCAAGGATAAGGCGCAAGGGTTGCTTCGTTCTTTGGGGCTTGGAAAGCGTTTAGAACATCGTCCTTCGACGCTTTCGGGCGGGGAGCAGCAGCGCGTGGCGATTGCGCGGGCGTTGGCGAATGATCCGAAATTGCTGCTGGCGGACGAACCGACGGGGAATTTGGACCCTGAAACTTCAGGCGAGGTCTTCGATATTTTGCTTCAGCAGGTGCGGGAACGCGAAATTGGCGCGTTGGTGGCGACGCATAATTTGCAACTTGCCGATCAAATGGACCGCGCGTTAGAACTAAAGGCTGGAAGAATTGTTCCCTTCGACTAG
- a CDS encoding EamA family transporter: MHWLVYALVVIAGGLGIHSFSKLAKSYIDPVYTFLLAGGVFFTISILTFLIMGGREHIAQTPTKGIILALCTGVAMTAANFGVFLMYKAGAPMSVAMPLTRTSTAILAVLFGVFFFAEKLTLVNMTGVVFAVIGIVLITR; this comes from the coding sequence ATGCATTGGTTAGTTTACGCACTTGTGGTTATTGCGGGCGGTTTGGGAATTCACAGTTTCTCAAAGCTGGCCAAGTCCTATATTGATCCGGTTTATACATTCCTTTTGGCGGGCGGCGTGTTTTTTACCATTTCTATTCTTACCTTTCTGATTATGGGAGGGCGTGAGCATATTGCGCAGACACCAACTAAAGGCATTATTTTAGCTTTGTGTACGGGAGTGGCTATGACAGCTGCTAATTTTGGGGTGTTTTTGATGTATAAAGCTGGCGCGCCGATGAGTGTTGCTATGCCCTTAACGCGTACATCTACAGCCATTTTGGCGGTCTTGTTTGGTGTGTTTTTCTTTGCTGAGAAATTAACGCTTGTGAATATGACTGGTGTTGTTTTCGCTGTCATCGGGATTGTTTTAATTACGCGCTAG